The following proteins come from a genomic window of Pseudomonas hygromyciniae:
- a CDS encoding LysR family transcriptional regulator yields the protein MSLTLRQVRYFVATAEIGQISQAALHLNISQSAVTTAIKELEALLGAQLFVRSAQGMNLTDAGRHFLNRAYVIVRSVDDALNSPLPDYRASGVLRVAASYTVLGYFLPHHLQRMEHWHPDVTIEVFEQERQAIEQGLLDGQFDMAVVLTANLTHPDIVSQILFNSERRLWLPSHHPLCERRAVSLADVAQEPYILLTVDEAEQSAMRYWEQAGQAPKVRLRTSSVEAVRSMVANGSGVAILSDLVHRPWSLEGKRIETVSVTDKVTPMSVGLAWHRERAFTPAMQAFRDYFHDAFLAPQQLSTRR from the coding sequence ATGTCCCTGACGTTGCGCCAGGTTCGTTACTTTGTCGCCACCGCCGAAATCGGCCAGATTTCCCAGGCGGCGCTCCACCTGAACATCTCCCAGTCGGCGGTGACCACTGCGATCAAGGAGCTGGAAGCCCTACTCGGCGCCCAGCTGTTTGTGCGCTCGGCCCAGGGCATGAACCTGACCGATGCCGGTCGGCATTTTCTCAACCGCGCCTATGTGATTGTGCGCAGTGTCGACGATGCCCTGAACAGCCCGCTGCCGGACTACCGCGCCAGTGGCGTGCTGCGGGTCGCGGCCAGTTACACGGTGTTGGGTTACTTCCTGCCGCACCACCTGCAACGCATGGAGCACTGGCATCCGGACGTGACCATCGAGGTCTTCGAGCAGGAGCGCCAGGCCATCGAACAGGGGCTGCTGGATGGCCAGTTCGATATGGCCGTGGTGCTCACCGCCAACCTTACCCACCCGGATATCGTCTCGCAGATCCTGTTCAATTCCGAACGCCGCCTGTGGCTGCCCAGCCACCACCCGCTGTGCGAACGCCGTGCAGTGAGCCTGGCCGATGTGGCGCAGGAGCCCTACATCCTGCTGACTGTGGATGAGGCTGAACAAAGTGCCATGCGCTACTGGGAACAGGCCGGACAAGCGCCCAAGGTGCGGCTGCGCACCAGCTCGGTAGAAGCCGTGCGCAGTATGGTGGCCAATGGCAGCGGCGTTGCGATTCTATCCGACCTGGTACACCGCCCCTGGTCACTGGAAGGCAAGCGCATCGAGACCGTGAGTGTGACCGACAAGGTCACGCCCATGAGCGTCGGCCTGGCCTGGCACCGCGAACGCGCGTTCACCCCGGCGATGCAGGCGTTCCGCGACTACTTCCACGACGCCTTCCTAGCCCCGCAGCAGTTGTCGACACGCCGTTAA
- a CDS encoding multidrug/biocide efflux PACE transporter: MNTTKSVTERVCQALGFEGLALLICTPLLVWITGRPALEMGAVTLAISVLALTWNMIFNSVFDRLKVRLQLANSVKTRIMHALLFEGGLILFAVPLIAAWLNISLMQAFILDIGVLLFFLPYTYVYHWGYDVLREKLLCRSELAREGR; this comes from the coding sequence ATGAACACCACCAAGTCCGTCACCGAACGCGTTTGCCAGGCCCTTGGCTTCGAAGGCCTGGCCTTGCTGATCTGTACCCCGTTGCTCGTCTGGATCACCGGTCGGCCGGCCCTGGAAATGGGCGCGGTGACCCTGGCCATCAGCGTGTTGGCGCTGACCTGGAACATGATTTTCAACAGCGTGTTCGACCGCCTCAAGGTGCGCCTGCAACTGGCCAACAGCGTCAAGACCCGAATCATGCACGCGCTGCTGTTCGAGGGCGGGCTGATTCTGTTCGCCGTGCCATTGATTGCCGCGTGGCTGAACATCAGCTTGATGCAGGCGTTTATCCTGGATATCGGCGTGCTGCTGTTCTTCCTGCCGTACACCTATGTGTACCACTGGGGCTACGACGTGCTGCGGGAAAAACTCCTGTGTAGGAGCGAGCTCGCTCGCGAAGGACGTTAA
- a CDS encoding LysR family transcriptional regulator: protein MASHEVLQAFVQAATQGSFSAAARKLGKSQSTVSAAVASLEIDLDVVLFDRSSRKPTLTPAGHVLLQRAEQVLEASSRLELAASQLSQGLEPKLSIAMSDTYQSGRFETLLSALEQRYPDLELEWLIAEYEDLIALVQSGRAQLAFIEAQEVYPPDLTHATLEEGSQLALFVSPLHALASLGGIDQQTLQQHRELRLASIINPNENRLTGRVWSAPSFLMLMEMAILGFGWAALPRWLVERFANGQLVELKARGWPRSVAVDALWSRQHPPGPAGSWLLEKMLE, encoded by the coding sequence ATGGCTTCTCATGAAGTGTTGCAAGCGTTTGTGCAGGCGGCGACCCAAGGCTCGTTTTCGGCGGCAGCGCGCAAACTGGGCAAGAGCCAATCGACGGTCAGCGCCGCCGTGGCCAGCCTGGAGATTGATCTGGACGTGGTGTTGTTCGACCGTAGCAGCCGCAAACCCACCCTGACCCCGGCCGGGCATGTCCTGCTACAACGAGCCGAGCAGGTGCTGGAGGCCAGCAGCCGCCTGGAGCTTGCCGCCAGCCAGTTGTCCCAGGGGCTGGAGCCCAAGCTCAGTATTGCCATGTCCGACACCTATCAGTCGGGGCGCTTCGAAACGCTGCTCAGTGCCCTGGAACAACGCTATCCGGACCTGGAACTGGAGTGGCTGATTGCCGAATATGAAGACCTCATCGCCCTGGTACAAAGCGGGCGGGCGCAGCTCGCATTTATCGAGGCGCAGGAGGTCTACCCGCCAGACCTGACCCACGCCACCCTTGAGGAGGGCTCGCAACTTGCGCTGTTTGTTTCCCCGCTGCATGCGCTGGCCAGCCTCGGTGGCATTGATCAACAAACCCTGCAACAACATCGCGAGCTGCGCCTGGCAAGCATCATCAACCCCAATGAAAACCGGCTGACCGGCCGAGTGTGGTCCGCCCCCAGCTTTTTGATGCTGATGGAAATGGCCATCCTCGGTTTTGGCTGGGCTGCGTTGCCGCGCTGGTTGGTGGAGCGCTTTGCCAATGGTCAACTGGTGGAGCTCAAGGCTCGCGGCTGGCCACGCTCGGTGGCGGTGGATGCCTTGTGGTCACGGCAACACCCCCCCGGCCCGGCGGGCAGTTGGCTACTGGAAAAGATGCTCGAATAG
- a CDS encoding SRPBCC family protein → MNTQPAAFELSISRVIDAPPSRVFRAWTEPALLQQWWGPHGMTTPECEMNLWVGGLFRTLMRAPDGSEYPTQGVFLEIDAPRRLVFTDAFLPGWIPSGKPFMSAEVTFEELEGKTRYTARAMHWSEADKQAHEAMGFHQGWGESLDRLVALVTQGMPD, encoded by the coding sequence ATGAACACTCAACCCGCTGCATTCGAACTGTCCATCAGCCGCGTCATCGACGCGCCACCGAGCCGGGTGTTTCGCGCCTGGACCGAGCCTGCCTTGTTGCAGCAATGGTGGGGCCCCCACGGCATGACCACGCCGGAGTGTGAAATGAACCTGTGGGTCGGTGGCCTGTTTCGTACCTTGATGCGCGCGCCTGATGGCAGCGAGTACCCGACCCAAGGCGTATTCCTGGAGATCGACGCGCCGCGCCGCCTAGTGTTTACCGATGCGTTCCTGCCTGGCTGGATTCCATCGGGCAAGCCGTTCATGAGCGCCGAAGTGACGTTCGAGGAGCTCGAGGGCAAGACCCGCTACACCGCCCGCGCCATGCATTGGAGTGAAGCCGACAAACAGGCCCACGAAGCCATGGGCTTTCATCAGGGGTGGGGCGAGAGCCTGGATCGGCTGGTGGCGCTGGTGACCCAGGGCATGCCGGATTGA
- a CDS encoding GNAT family N-acetyltransferase: MQTRLVAYEALNAVQKQQVGAIEVHPQQLPFCGDMYCALNTLLVNPSPGVKGLALLADEVPVAFLLLKRAPCQPHWADEHSATLHALQVDRHQQGRGFGKACLQALPAAARLAWPQITALELSVDSDNVVAMGLYLQQGWVDRGEAYKGRVGYERRLALLF; the protein is encoded by the coding sequence ATGCAAACCCGTCTCGTCGCCTACGAGGCGCTGAATGCTGTGCAAAAACAGCAAGTCGGCGCCATCGAAGTTCACCCGCAGCAGTTACCGTTTTGCGGCGACATGTATTGCGCACTCAACACCCTGCTGGTCAATCCAAGCCCTGGCGTCAAAGGCCTTGCGCTGTTGGCCGATGAGGTTCCGGTGGCGTTCCTCCTGCTCAAACGAGCGCCCTGCCAGCCCCATTGGGCCGACGAACACAGCGCCACCCTGCATGCCCTGCAAGTCGATCGCCACCAACAGGGCCGAGGCTTTGGCAAAGCCTGCCTGCAAGCCCTGCCCGCCGCCGCCCGCCTGGCCTGGCCGCAGATCACCGCCTTGGAGTTGTCGGTGGACAGCGACAATGTGGTGGCGATGGGCTTGTACTTGCAGCAAGGCTGGGTAGACCGGGGCGAGGCGTATAAGGGGCGGGTTGGCTATGAGCGACGGTTGGCGTTACTGTTTTGA
- a CDS encoding pyridoxamine 5'-phosphate oxidase family protein: MLTTLEQLETLYGLPHERALRKEIAFLNEDYQAMVRASPLVIVSSCGPDGIDGSPRGDVPGFVRIIDERTLAIPDRPGNNRLDTLRNLLVDPRIALLFIIPGIGETLRVNGRAQICIEPGLLESFAVNGKPARSVIVVQVDAAYFHCSKAFVRSDCWNPDKHVERSTLPSAGAIHKRLNDGQFDAETYDREMPERVKNSLY, translated from the coding sequence ATGCTAACCACCCTGGAACAGCTCGAAACCCTCTACGGCCTGCCCCACGAGCGTGCCCTGCGCAAGGAAATCGCGTTTCTCAATGAGGATTACCAGGCGATGGTGAGAGCCTCGCCGCTGGTGATTGTCAGTTCTTGCGGCCCTGATGGCATCGATGGCTCGCCTAGGGGGGATGTGCCGGGATTTGTGCGCATCATCGATGAGCGCACCCTGGCGATTCCGGATAGGCCGGGCAATAACCGCCTCGATACCTTGCGCAATCTGCTGGTGGATCCGCGCATCGCCCTGCTGTTTATCATCCCGGGGATCGGGGAGACGCTGCGGGTCAATGGGCGGGCGCAGATTTGCATCGAGCCTGGCTTGCTGGAAAGCTTTGCGGTGAATGGCAAGCCGGCGCGGTCGGTGATTGTGGTGCAGGTGGACGCGGCGTACTTCCACTGTTCGAAAGCCTTTGTGCGTTCCGATTGCTGGAACCCGGACAAACATGTGGAGCGCTCGACGCTGCCGTCAGCGGGCGCCATTCACAAGCGTTTGAATGATGGGCAATTTGATGCAGAGACCTATGACCGGGAGATGCCGGAGCGGGTAAAGAACAGTCTGTATTGA
- a CDS encoding GyrI-like domain-containing protein: MNQQATLPLEPRMEEGKAMVIAGVGGHYGKATLGDIPKLWELFDTCIKEIKKRIGGVTYGVCYNATEEEFDYIAGVEVPAKGDVPSNFESIDVPANRYAVFAHYGPVYALSQTYERIKYEWLPTSGYKVAGPDLERYSADFDVDKGTGTVEIWLPVEKS, encoded by the coding sequence ATGAACCAACAGGCAACGCTACCCCTGGAACCCCGCATGGAAGAGGGCAAGGCCATGGTGATCGCCGGGGTCGGCGGTCATTACGGCAAGGCCACGCTGGGGGACATTCCGAAGCTGTGGGAGTTGTTCGACACCTGCATCAAGGAGATCAAGAAGCGCATTGGCGGCGTGACCTACGGCGTTTGCTACAACGCCACAGAGGAGGAATTCGATTACATCGCTGGGGTCGAAGTGCCGGCCAAGGGCGATGTGCCAAGCAACTTTGAGTCCATAGATGTGCCGGCCAATCGTTATGCGGTCTTTGCGCACTACGGGCCGGTGTATGCGCTGTCGCAGACCTATGAGCGGATCAAGTACGAGTGGTTGCCGACTTCGGGTTACAAGGTGGCGGGCCCGGATTTGGAGCGCTACAGCGCCGACTTCGATGTGGATAAGGGGACCGGCACCGTGGAAATCTGGCTGCCTGTCGAGAAGTCTTGA
- the alaC gene encoding alanine transaminase, with protein sequence MADQGSPRRFARIDRLPPYVFNITAELKMAARRRGEDIIDLSMGNPDGPTPPHIVEKLVTVAQREDTHGYSTSKGIPRLRRAISRWYKDRYEVDIDPETEAIVTIGSKEGLAHLMLATLDQGDTVLVPNPSYPIHIYGAVIAGAQVRSVPLIPGVDFFAELERAIRGSIPKPKMMILGFPSNPTAQCVELDFFERVIALAKQYDVLVIHDLAYADIVYDGWKAPSIMQVPGAKDIAVEFFTLSKSYNMAGWRIGFMVGNAELVNALARIKSYHDYGTFTPLQVAAIAALEGDQQCVKDIAEQYRQRRNVLVKGLHELGWMVENPKASMYVWAKIPEAYAAMGSLEFAKKLLLEAKVCVSPGIGFGEYGDDHVRFALIENQDRIRQAVRGIRAMFRADGLVTKA encoded by the coding sequence ATGGCAGACCAAGGTTCGCCGCGCCGCTTTGCGCGCATAGATCGACTCCCCCCTTACGTTTTCAATATCACTGCCGAGCTGAAGATGGCTGCGCGTCGGCGCGGCGAAGACATCATCGACTTGAGCATGGGTAACCCCGACGGCCCGACTCCACCGCATATCGTGGAGAAGCTGGTGACCGTCGCCCAGCGTGAAGACACCCACGGCTACTCCACCTCCAAAGGCATCCCACGCCTGCGCCGCGCTATTTCGCGCTGGTACAAGGATCGCTACGAAGTGGATATCGACCCGGAAACCGAAGCCATCGTCACCATCGGTTCCAAGGAAGGCCTGGCGCACTTGATGCTGGCCACCCTGGACCAGGGCGACACGGTCCTGGTGCCCAACCCCAGCTACCCGATCCACATCTACGGCGCGGTGATTGCCGGTGCCCAGGTGCGCTCGGTGCCGCTGATTCCCGGCGTGGATTTTTTTGCCGAGCTGGAGCGGGCGATTCGCGGTTCGATCCCCAAGCCGAAGATGATGATCCTCGGCTTCCCGTCCAACCCCACGGCGCAGTGCGTGGAGCTGGATTTCTTCGAACGGGTGATCGCTCTGGCCAAACAGTACGACGTGCTGGTGATCCACGACCTGGCCTATGCCGATATCGTCTACGACGGCTGGAAAGCCCCGTCGATCATGCAGGTGCCGGGCGCCAAGGACATTGCGGTGGAGTTTTTCACCCTGTCCAAGAGTTACAACATGGCCGGGTGGCGCATTGGCTTTATGGTCGGCAATGCCGAACTGGTCAACGCCCTGGCGCGCATCAAGAGCTACCACGACTACGGCACCTTCACCCCGCTGCAAGTGGCGGCCATTGCCGCGCTGGAAGGCGACCAGCAATGTGTGAAAGACATTGCCGAGCAGTACCGCCAACGCCGCAACGTGCTGGTCAAGGGCCTGCATGAACTGGGCTGGATGGTGGAGAACCCGAAGGCGTCGATGTACGTCTGGGCAAAGATTCCCGAGGCGTATGCCGCCATGGGCTCCCTGGAATTTGCCAAGAAGTTGCTGCTGGAAGCCAAGGTGTGTGTATCGCCGGGGATCGGCTTTGGCGAGTATGGCGATGACCATGTGCGCTTTGCGCTGATCGAGAACCAGGACCGCATTCGCCAGGCGGTGCGCGGGATCCGGGCCATGTTCCGGGCTGATGGGCTGGTCACCAAAGCCTGA
- a CDS encoding GntP family permease, with protein sequence MFGMSHESYLLLDAVVTIIGLIVLITRFKVHPFIALIIAAGFLGLTSGMPVDKIIKAFQDGFGGVLGFVGIILALGTMLGKMMAESGGADQIAQTLIRAFGKDKVQWAMMFAAFLVGIPLFFEIGFVLLIPLVFIVARRTGVSLIKIGIPLLAGLSAVHGLVPPHPGPLLAIGVFGADIGKTILYGLIVALPTAIIAGPIFGTFIAKHIPGNPSQELVDQLARENDSKNLPSFSITLITVLLPVFLMLLKTFADIAFAEGNVVRNWMDMIGHPISALLLALLLSLYTFGHRQGIHSKQILKLLDASLAPTAAIILIIGAGGGFKQMLVTSGVGDVIGHMAVTAQINPILLAWLVAAVIRIATGSATVATITGAGIVVPVVGMVPGVNLELLVLATGAGSLILSHVNDAGFWLVKQYFNMTVAETFKTWTAMETILSIVALGFIMLLSLVV encoded by the coding sequence ATGTTTGGCATGTCCCACGAGTCGTACCTGCTGCTCGATGCAGTGGTCACTATCATCGGGCTGATCGTGTTGATCACCCGGTTCAAGGTCCACCCCTTTATTGCGTTGATCATTGCCGCAGGCTTTTTGGGCCTGACCTCGGGCATGCCCGTGGACAAGATCATCAAGGCCTTCCAGGACGGTTTCGGCGGGGTGCTCGGGTTTGTCGGGATTATCCTGGCGCTGGGTACGATGCTCGGCAAGATGATGGCCGAATCCGGCGGTGCCGATCAGATCGCCCAAACCCTGATCCGTGCTTTCGGCAAGGACAAGGTGCAGTGGGCGATGATGTTCGCTGCCTTTCTGGTGGGCATTCCGCTGTTCTTCGAGATCGGTTTTGTGCTGCTGATCCCGCTGGTGTTTATCGTCGCGCGCCGCACCGGCGTGTCGCTGATCAAGATCGGCATCCCGCTGCTCGCCGGCCTGTCGGCGGTCCACGGCCTGGTGCCGCCGCATCCGGGGCCGCTGTTGGCCATCGGCGTGTTTGGCGCAGATATTGGCAAGACCATTCTCTACGGCCTGATCGTTGCCTTGCCGACTGCCATCATTGCCGGGCCGATCTTCGGTACGTTCATCGCCAAGCACATCCCGGGCAACCCGTCCCAGGAGCTGGTGGATCAACTGGCCCGCGAGAACGACTCGAAAAACCTGCCTAGCTTCAGCATCACCCTGATCACCGTGCTGCTGCCGGTGTTCCTGATGCTGCTCAAAACCTTTGCTGACATCGCCTTTGCCGAAGGCAATGTGGTGCGCAACTGGATGGACATGATCGGCCACCCGATCAGTGCCTTGCTCCTGGCGTTGCTGCTGTCGCTGTACACCTTTGGCCATCGCCAGGGCATCCACTCCAAGCAGATCCTCAAGCTGCTCGACGCCAGCCTTGCGCCGACCGCCGCGATCATCCTGATCATCGGCGCCGGCGGTGGTTTCAAGCAGATGCTGGTGACTAGCGGCGTGGGTGACGTGATCGGCCATATGGCGGTGACGGCGCAGATCAACCCGATCCTGCTGGCTTGGCTGGTGGCGGCGGTGATTCGCATTGCCACGGGTTCGGCGACCGTGGCCACCATTACCGGTGCGGGCATTGTGGTGCCGGTGGTGGGCATGGTACCGGGGGTCAACCTGGAGTTGTTGGTGTTGGCGACGGGGGCGGGGTCGTTGATTCTGTCGCACGTCAACGATGCGGGGTTCTGGCTGGTGAAGCAGTACTTCAACATGACCGTGGCCGAGACGTTCAAGACGTGGACGGCGATGGAGACCATCCTGTCCATCGTGGCGCTGGGCTTTATCATGCTGCTGTCGTTGGTGGTGTAA
- a CDS encoding gluconokinase, producing MSQPVTALVIMGVSGCGKSSVSEALCLLNGATAIEGDSFHPAANIEKMSAGHPLNDDDRAGWLDILCDELRRALKAGEHPVLTCSALKKKYRDHLREAAPGLGFVFLELTREVAADRVSHRPGHFMPASLIDSQFATLESPIGEPLTLALNASEDSIEDLAAQTQAWWLTHGFEPSR from the coding sequence ATGAGTCAACCTGTTACTGCCCTGGTCATCATGGGTGTTTCCGGCTGTGGCAAGTCCAGTGTCAGCGAGGCCCTGTGCCTGTTGAACGGCGCCACCGCCATTGAAGGCGACAGCTTTCATCCGGCTGCCAATATCGAAAAGATGAGCGCAGGCCATCCTCTCAACGACGACGACCGTGCCGGCTGGCTGGATATCCTCTGCGATGAGCTGCGCCGTGCGCTCAAGGCCGGCGAGCATCCGGTGCTGACCTGTTCGGCGCTGAAGAAAAAGTACCGCGATCACCTGCGCGAAGCCGCGCCGGGCCTGGGGTTTGTCTTCCTGGAACTGACCCGCGAGGTGGCCGCCGACCGCGTCTCCCATCGCCCCGGCCATTTCATGCCGGCCAGCCTGATCGACAGCCAGTTCGCCACCCTCGAATCGCCCATCGGCGAGCCGCTGACCCTGGCCCTCAATGCCAGTGAAGACAGCATCGAGGATCTGGCCGCGCAGACCCAGGCCTGGTGGCTGACCCACGGCTTCGAACCTTCCCGATGA